In Brevibacillus brevis, a genomic segment contains:
- the argF gene encoding ornithine carbamoyltransferase encodes MQPVKILEHFPSLPLSKHKGKDLLRIDEFNGEELMELLHLAAHVKHLQKLGQPFQPLQGKTLGMIFDKASTRTRVSFEVGMYQLGGMGMFLSGKELQLGRGEPISDTAKVLSRYVDAIMIRTFSHSYVEELAEHATIPIINGLTDLYHPCQALADMLTIWEHKGKLKGIKLAYVGDGNNVANSLVLAAVLLGMDVRVATPAGYEMDSAIVEKAKQYAQQNGGALMVTHDPAKAVAGADAVYTDVWTSMGFEAENEVRLKAFADYQVNEELVALADPNYLFLHCLPAHRGEEVTAGVIDGARSFIFDQAENRLHAQKAILAALV; translated from the coding sequence ATGCAGCCAGTGAAGATATTGGAACACTTTCCAAGCTTGCCGCTCAGCAAGCATAAAGGAAAGGACCTGCTCAGAATCGACGAGTTCAACGGGGAAGAATTGATGGAGCTGTTGCATCTGGCGGCTCACGTCAAGCATTTGCAGAAGCTGGGACAGCCGTTCCAGCCTCTGCAAGGCAAAACGCTTGGCATGATTTTCGACAAGGCTTCGACACGGACGCGTGTTTCTTTTGAAGTAGGCATGTATCAGCTGGGCGGCATGGGCATGTTCCTCAGCGGGAAAGAGCTGCAGCTCGGTCGCGGCGAGCCAATCAGCGATACGGCCAAGGTGCTTTCGCGCTACGTCGATGCGATCATGATCCGCACGTTCTCGCACTCGTATGTGGAAGAGCTGGCGGAGCACGCCACCATCCCGATCATCAACGGCTTGACCGACCTGTATCATCCTTGCCAGGCCTTGGCTGACATGCTGACGATCTGGGAGCACAAAGGGAAGCTGAAAGGAATCAAGCTGGCATACGTCGGCGACGGAAACAACGTAGCCAATTCACTGGTACTGGCGGCTGTTTTGCTCGGAATGGACGTGCGGGTGGCGACTCCGGCCGGCTATGAAATGGACAGCGCTATCGTTGAGAAAGCGAAGCAATATGCGCAGCAAAACGGAGGCGCCCTGATGGTGACGCACGACCCGGCAAAAGCAGTGGCGGGTGCGGATGCGGTCTACACTGACGTATGGACCAGCATGGGCTTTGAAGCTGAAAACGAGGTGCGTCTGAAAGCTTTCGCAGACTATCAGGTCAACGAAGAACTGGTAGCTCTTGCAGATCCAAACTACCTGTTCCTGCACTGCCTGCCTGCACATCGCGGCGAAGAAGTGACGGCCGGCGTAATCGACGGAGCCCGCTCGTTTATCTTTGACCAGGCGGAGAATCGCCTCCACGCTCAGAAAGCCATTCTGGCCGCACTGGTGTGA
- the carB gene encoding carbamoyl-phosphate synthase (glutamine-hydrolyzing) large subunit, with protein sequence MPKLSHIHKVLVIGSGPIVIGQAAEFDYAGAQACLSLKEAGVQVVLVNNNPATIMTDEQVADKVYLEPLTVDSVTAIIAKERPDGLLPTLGGQTGLNLAVALSEAGVLEKYNVELLGTPLAAIENGEDRELFKQLMQRIGEPVPESETVESVEEAIAFANSIGYPVIVRPAYTLGGAGGGIAADEPTLRKVAAGGIAASPIGQVLIERSVKGWKEIEYEVMRDANDTCIIVCNMENLDPVGIHTGDSIVVAPSQTLTDRQYQMLRSVSTKVIRSLGVVGGCNIQFALDPHSDRYVLIEVNPRVSRSSALASKATGYPIARIAAKLALGYGLDEVLNPITGYTYASFEPSLDYVVVKIPRFPFDKFPLADRKLGTQMKATGEVMSIARNLEAGLLKAVRSLEQGCTHLSRPELASWTREELSHALQEATDIRLFVFAEAIRKGFTEEELHSLTGVDRFFLRSLRKIVDLELELACCEGGDLPLELLLEAKRRGFADETIAALTGRDAAAIKQMRDKAGIAPTYKIVDTCAAEFDAQTPYYYSDWQGVDEVEALTGRKIMVLGSGPIRIGQGIEFDYCSVHAAKSLQKNGIAAVVVNNNPETVSTDYETADHLYFEPLHAEDVLHIAEREQVEGVMVQFGGQTAINLAAKLEKAGLKVLGTSLSAIERAEDRELFYEMLRKLDIPHIPGKGVSSLEEATAIAEEVGFPVLMRPSYVIGGQGMAVVHDHAELAATINGWLNHPDSKSFFPLLVDKYVPGQEAEVDAVCDGESVIIPGIFQHVEKAGIHSGDSVALFPAPGLSDEIKQKIARYTEAIAKEMGAVGLINIQFVIDGSTVYVLEVNPRASRTVPITSKVTGIPMVQLAVQAQLGGKLADMGYRTGLLPDIPFAVVKAPVFSTVKLNGVDPVLGPEMKSTGEVLGLGRTFAEAAGKAFAFKDKWYGDWKAGHTVIVSLKDADKQGGVGRTLAQLKAEGAVLAATLGTAEWLQANGVAVSHVIADEAKLIELLQKEKAAFALVTATVGNRQGRTGFAIRGRLVQHGVPLFSAVETFDLYVKSIQEKRGGSHAASEDIGTLSKLAAQQA encoded by the coding sequence ATGCCTAAATTGTCTCACATCCATAAGGTGTTGGTTATCGGTTCCGGGCCGATCGTGATCGGCCAGGCAGCAGAATTTGACTATGCGGGCGCGCAGGCCTGCCTTTCCTTGAAGGAGGCAGGCGTGCAGGTCGTCCTGGTGAATAACAATCCGGCCACGATCATGACGGATGAACAGGTGGCCGACAAGGTGTACCTGGAGCCGCTCACCGTGGATTCCGTGACAGCGATCATCGCCAAGGAACGCCCGGACGGCCTGTTGCCGACTCTCGGCGGCCAAACCGGTCTCAATCTGGCGGTTGCCCTGTCGGAAGCGGGCGTTTTGGAAAAATACAACGTAGAGCTGTTGGGGACACCCCTTGCTGCGATCGAAAACGGAGAAGACCGCGAGCTGTTCAAGCAGCTGATGCAGAGAATCGGCGAGCCTGTGCCGGAGAGCGAAACGGTCGAATCCGTCGAGGAAGCCATCGCGTTTGCAAATTCCATCGGCTATCCCGTCATCGTGCGTCCGGCGTATACACTTGGCGGCGCAGGAGGCGGCATCGCCGCAGACGAACCGACTTTGCGCAAAGTGGCTGCGGGCGGCATCGCAGCCAGCCCGATTGGCCAGGTGCTGATCGAGCGCAGCGTAAAGGGCTGGAAAGAAATCGAATACGAGGTGATGCGGGATGCCAACGACACCTGCATCATCGTCTGCAATATGGAAAACCTGGACCCGGTCGGGATCCACACGGGAGACAGCATTGTCGTGGCACCTTCCCAGACGTTGACGGACCGCCAGTACCAAATGCTGCGCAGCGTATCGACCAAGGTCATCCGTTCCTTGGGCGTCGTTGGCGGCTGCAACATCCAATTCGCGCTTGACCCGCATTCCGATCGGTATGTCCTGATTGAGGTAAACCCGCGGGTGAGCCGTTCCAGTGCGCTCGCATCCAAAGCGACCGGCTACCCGATTGCACGGATCGCGGCCAAGCTGGCACTTGGCTACGGGCTGGACGAGGTGCTGAATCCGATCACCGGCTATACGTACGCGAGCTTCGAGCCGTCGCTGGACTACGTCGTAGTGAAAATCCCGCGCTTCCCGTTTGACAAGTTCCCGCTCGCCGACCGCAAGCTGGGGACGCAGATGAAGGCGACCGGCGAAGTCATGTCCATCGCACGCAATCTGGAGGCAGGACTCCTGAAAGCGGTGCGTTCCCTCGAGCAGGGCTGCACGCATCTGTCCCGGCCGGAGCTGGCTTCGTGGACGCGCGAGGAGCTGTCTCATGCCTTGCAAGAGGCGACGGACATCCGTCTGTTCGTGTTCGCGGAGGCGATCCGCAAAGGCTTTACGGAAGAAGAGCTGCACAGTCTGACGGGAGTCGATCGGTTCTTCCTGCGCAGTCTCCGCAAAATCGTCGACCTGGAGCTCGAGCTGGCATGCTGCGAAGGCGGCGATCTGCCGCTTGAGCTGCTCCTCGAAGCGAAGCGCCGCGGATTCGCGGACGAGACGATTGCTGCCCTGACCGGTCGGGATGCGGCCGCGATCAAACAAATGCGAGACAAGGCAGGCATTGCGCCGACGTACAAAATCGTGGACACATGCGCGGCGGAGTTTGACGCGCAGACGCCTTATTACTACTCCGACTGGCAAGGCGTCGATGAAGTCGAAGCCTTGACCGGACGCAAGATCATGGTGCTCGGATCCGGTCCGATCCGCATCGGGCAAGGGATTGAGTTTGACTACTGCTCGGTGCACGCGGCCAAATCGCTGCAAAAGAACGGCATCGCTGCGGTCGTCGTAAACAACAACCCGGAGACCGTCAGTACGGACTATGAAACGGCGGACCATTTGTATTTTGAACCGCTTCACGCGGAAGACGTACTGCACATCGCCGAGCGCGAGCAGGTGGAAGGGGTCATGGTGCAATTCGGCGGCCAGACGGCGATCAATCTGGCAGCCAAGCTGGAGAAAGCGGGTCTGAAAGTGCTGGGCACGTCCCTGTCGGCCATCGAGCGTGCGGAAGACCGCGAGCTTTTCTACGAAATGCTGCGCAAGCTGGACATCCCGCACATCCCTGGGAAAGGCGTATCCTCGCTGGAGGAAGCGACGGCCATCGCTGAAGAGGTCGGTTTTCCGGTGCTGATGCGTCCGTCTTACGTGATTGGAGGCCAGGGTATGGCAGTCGTTCACGACCATGCAGAGCTGGCTGCCACTATCAACGGATGGCTGAACCACCCTGACAGCAAATCGTTCTTCCCGCTGCTGGTGGATAAATACGTGCCGGGCCAGGAAGCGGAAGTGGACGCCGTCTGCGACGGTGAGAGCGTCATTATTCCAGGCATTTTCCAGCATGTCGAAAAAGCGGGGATTCACTCCGGGGATAGCGTGGCGCTTTTCCCTGCACCTGGTCTCTCCGACGAAATCAAGCAAAAGATCGCCCGCTATACCGAGGCGATCGCGAAGGAAATGGGCGCGGTCGGCCTGATCAACATTCAGTTTGTGATCGACGGCAGCACCGTGTACGTGCTGGAAGTGAACCCGCGCGCATCGCGTACGGTTCCGATCACGAGCAAGGTAACCGGCATTCCGATGGTGCAGCTGGCGGTTCAGGCGCAGCTGGGCGGGAAGCTGGCGGACATGGGATACCGTACGGGACTTTTGCCGGACATCCCGTTCGCTGTCGTCAAAGCGCCGGTATTCTCCACGGTGAAGCTGAACGGAGTCGATCCGGTGCTGGGGCCGGAAATGAAATCGACCGGCGAAGTGCTCGGTCTGGGACGCACCTTTGCCGAGGCGGCAGGCAAGGCATTCGCTTTCAAAGACAAATGGTACGGAGACTGGAAGGCTGGCCACACCGTCATCGTGTCGCTGAAAGACGCCGACAAGCAGGGAGGCGTGGGCAGGACGCTGGCGCAGCTGAAAGCAGAGGGGGCTGTACTTGCGGCGACGCTTGGCACAGCCGAATGGCTGCAAGCAAACGGGGTAGCCGTCAGCCATGTCATTGCGGACGAAGCCAAGCTGATCGAGCTGCTGCAAAAGGAAAAGGCGGCATTTGCTCTGGTGACGGCTACTGTCGGAAATCGCCAGGGGCGCACCGGATTCGCGATTCGCGGACGCCTGGTACAGCATGGCGTGCCGCTGTTTTCGGCGGTGGAGACATTCGATTTGTACGTGAAATCCATTCAGGAGAAAAGAGGTGGCTCTCATGCAGCCAGTGAAGATATTGGAACACTTTCCAAGCTTGCCGCTCAGCAAGCATAA
- a CDS encoding carbamoyl phosphate synthase small subunit: MSTEKKGLGIGYLTLESGEVFTGTLYGAPITGFGEVVFHTGMTGYQEVMTDPSFAGQIVTFTYPLIGNYGINERDYEAAKPALTGMIVSELCMEPSHYESNKTLAEAAEDFGFPILAGIDTRTITKRVRQDGPVFGVISDHPLEAQEVAAMRYKHAKKSLVANVSTQQVERYPGTGEHVVLVDLGMKQSILDALLELGCRVTVVPFDATYAQIKALQPDGLLFSNGPGDPEHLLAYCSEWRKAVEQYPTLGICLGHQVLALMYGGKTEKLAYGHRGSNHPVKDLTTGKVYLTSQNHGYVVKEEALDKRHLVVSYRNVNDGSVEGLRHLSLPVFSVQFHPEAHPGPSDTSHIFHQFMQSMRVVGAKNYA, encoded by the coding sequence ATGAGTACAGAGAAAAAAGGACTAGGGATCGGATATCTCACGCTGGAGAGCGGGGAAGTGTTCACGGGGACGTTGTACGGAGCACCCATCACCGGCTTTGGCGAAGTGGTTTTTCATACAGGAATGACCGGTTATCAGGAAGTGATGACAGACCCGTCCTTCGCGGGGCAGATCGTTACCTTCACGTATCCGTTGATCGGCAATTACGGAATTAACGAAAGAGACTACGAAGCGGCAAAACCCGCCTTGACCGGCATGATCGTCAGCGAGCTCTGCATGGAGCCGAGCCACTACGAATCGAACAAAACGCTGGCGGAAGCAGCCGAGGATTTCGGCTTTCCGATTCTGGCCGGCATCGATACCCGGACGATTACCAAGCGGGTACGTCAAGACGGCCCTGTTTTCGGAGTCATTTCCGATCACCCTCTCGAGGCGCAGGAAGTCGCGGCGATGCGGTACAAACACGCCAAAAAGTCGCTCGTGGCGAATGTATCCACCCAGCAAGTCGAGCGCTACCCGGGTACGGGAGAGCATGTCGTGCTGGTAGATCTGGGGATGAAGCAGTCGATCCTCGATGCGCTGCTGGAGCTGGGATGCCGCGTGACGGTAGTTCCGTTTGATGCGACGTATGCGCAAATCAAGGCGCTGCAGCCGGACGGCCTGCTGTTTTCCAACGGCCCCGGGGATCCGGAGCACCTGCTCGCGTACTGCAGCGAATGGCGCAAAGCGGTGGAGCAGTACCCGACCTTGGGCATCTGTCTGGGCCACCAGGTGCTGGCGCTCATGTACGGCGGCAAGACCGAGAAGCTCGCGTACGGCCATCGCGGCAGCAACCATCCGGTCAAAGACCTGACGACGGGCAAAGTGTATCTGACTTCACAAAACCACGGGTATGTGGTCAAAGAAGAGGCTCTGGACAAACGTCACCTGGTTGTTTCGTATCGCAACGTCAACGACGGCTCGGTCGAAGGACTTCGCCACCTGAGCCTGCCCGTTTTCAGCGTGCAGTTTCACCCGGAAGCACATCCCGGACCTAGCGACACTTCTCATATTTTCCACCAATTCATGCAATCCATGCGCGTAGTAGGAGCGAAGAATTATGCCTAA